TTGCGGTGCTGTGGATTATGCCAACGAGCCACCAGTCGTTCACCTGGACGCTGACAACCTGGCACAACGAGACGGGCTGGACGTTCGGGCCCTATGTGTTCCTCATGGGCTTGCTTATGGCGCAGTACACCTACACGGGCTACGACGCGTCGGCGCACGTTGCGGAAGAGACCAAGAACGCTTCGAGGGCCGCCCCGAGGGGCATCGTCATGAGCGTTGTTGTTTCGCTGGTTGGTGGTTGGATTCTGCTGTTCTCCATTACTGCGGCAATTCAGGATGGTTCGCAAGAAGGGCTCTCAACCCTGCTCGCAACCGATACCGGGCTGCCTCCCGCTCAGATCTTCATGGATGCCCTCGACAACCCAACCGTCGCCAAGTTCATGCTGTTCATCGTGTGTGGTGCCCAGTTCTTCTGCGGCATGGCCTCGGTCACCGCAAACTCGCGCATGAGTTACGCGTTCTCCCGCGACAACGCAATTCCCGGTTCCCGCCTCTGGGCAAAGGTGAACCCACGCACTGGCACGCCAACCAACTCGATTTGGCTCTGTGTTGCCGGTTCGATTGTGCTCACCATTCCCGCTCTCTTTAACTACACGGCGTACGCGGCCGTCACCTCGGTTGCGGTTATTGGGCTGTACATTGCCTACGTGGTTCCGGTACTCCTTCGTCGACTGAGCAAGGAATTCACGCCAGGGCCTTGGAATCTCGGCAAATGGAGCCCGCTTGTTGGCTGGGTCGCGGTCGTTTGGGTGATCTTCATCTGCATTCTGTTTGTGCTCCCGCCAAGCAACCCCATCACGATTGATTCGTTCAACTATGCCCCGGTCGCCGTGGCGGTTGTCGCGATCTTTGCCACGGTGATGTGGTTTGTGAGCGGCAAGAAAAACTTCATGACCAATAAGGAAGCCGAGCACTTGACGATTGAGGCGGACCTGTTGCTTGAGGAGGGCGCTCCTGGGGCTGCAACGCCTGGTGAGAAGCCCGTCGGCGAGAAACTTCTCGACGACTAGGCTCAAGTCATGAATACGGCAGCGCAACAATCGCCACTCGTTGAGGCCGTTTTGCAGCCGGTTCGGGGCCATATGGCATTCGAATCGTGTGTTGAACAGCTCGGCTCGGCCATCCAACTCGGCATTTTTCCGGTTGGCACGATGCTGCCAAACGAACGTGAGCTCGCGGAACGCCTCAGCGTTTCGCGAGCCACGCTTCGTGAAGCCATCAGCGCGCTGCGGGCGGCCGGCTTTGTCTCAACAACTCGGGGCAGGGGAGGCGGCACCACGGTTGAGCTTGTTGAGCATATTCATCAGAAGCTGCCGGAAGAGCGAGAAGATCGGCGAGCTGAGATTCGTGACACGCTCATCCTTCGAGCCGTTATTGAGCCTGGCGCCTGCTTTCAAGCAGCACAGACCGATCTGTCTGCCGTCTCGATAAGCCTCTTGCGCACCGCGCTGAGCGAGGCCGAGTCCGCGGATTCGCCAGCCGCGTACCGACGTGCGGATGCGAGGCTCCACCTGGCGATTGCCTCTGCCTGCGAGTCGGCGGAGCTCAATAAGGTGAGCAGCACCGTGCAGACTCGGCTGCACAGTTACCTGAACGAGATTCCGTTCTTTCAAGCCAATATTGAGCATTCGGATGAGCAGCATCGAGAGATCGTGGAGGGCATTCTTGCGGGAGACGGTGACACCGCACGGCGTGTGATGGAGGTGCACTGCGCGTCGACCGCTGCGCTGTTGACGGGCCTGCTCGCCTGATTTCGTCTGAGTGTGCTCTGGCCAACGTCGAGTCAGTAATATTGTATATATTACTGACTCGACGTTGAGTTGGTTTTCCTGCAACTCAGGACAACGAGAGGGCAACTATGGCAACCGCAGAACGAGCATTCGAGCGCAACTGGAACTCCGTCACAACGGTCGACTATCACACCGGTGGTGAACCGTTCCGAATTATCGCCAAGCCCCCGGTTGAAATCCTCGGCGAAACGGTTGCCGAGCGCCGTGTCTACGCGATCAGCGATCCTGCCGTTGACGACCTCCGACGGGTGCTCTGCTACGAGCCGCGCGGCCACGCCGACATGTACGGCGGCTTCATCACCCCGCCCGACAACGACGGCGCACACTTTGGGGTGCTCTTCTGGCATAAAGACGGATTCTCAACCGCCTGCGGGCACGGCACCATCGCCCTTGGCGTGTGGGCGGTTGATTCTGGGCTTGTTGAGGCTGACCCGAACGGGGCAACGGACGTGGTTATCGACGTTCCCTCCGGCAGGGTTATCGCGCGCGTCAACAGTATCGACGGACAGATCGAATCGGTCGACTTTGTCAACGTCGCGAGCTACGTCATCGACGCGAATGTTGCGGTTGCCACCAGTAGGGGAGAGCTCACCGTCGAGGTCGGCTTCGGCGGAGCCATCTACGCGCAGCTCGACGTTGCCCAACTCGGGCTCACCGTCGAGCCAGAACACGCGGCCGAGCTCATCGCAATTGGGCGGGAGATTAAGTGGCTGCTCAACGATTCTGCGCAGGCAGAGCATCCAACCGACCCGCGATTGAGCGGGATTTACGGCACGATTCTCTTTGAGGATCTTGGAGATAGCGAGCCGGGCAGCCCCCATCAGCGAAACGTCACCATTTTTGCCGATGGTGAGCTCGACCGCTCGCCATGTGGTTCGGGAACGAGTACGCGCGTGGCTTCGCTCTGGACATCCGGGCGCCTTTCGGATGTCGGCGTGCTCACTCATGACTCGATCGTCGGCTCTCGCTTTGCCGGGCGGGTGCGTTCGCGCGAGACCGTCGCAGGGTTTGAGGGCGTGACCAATCAGGTCTCTGGTATGGCGTACCGGGTCGGCGAATCAACGTTCACCGTGGATGCTCGCGACCCCCTCGTGCCTGGGTTTGTGCTTCGCTAGGTTGTCTTGGCGATCTCCGCGGCCGCGCCGTCGGTAACGGAGAGGAGGTCGAGCGGCGCGAGTTCAATGTCGAAGCCCCGTCGACCTCCGGAGACAAAGATGGTGTCGAAGAGTTCGGCTGATTCATCCAGAAATGTTGGCAGGTGGGTCTTCTGGCCGATCGGGCTGATGCCGCCAACCACGTAGCCAGTTTTGCGTTCTGCCAAAGACGGGTCCGCCATGACTGCCTTTTTTGCGCCTGCCGCTTTGGCGAGCGCTTTGAGATCAAGGAGGCCGTTGACGGGCACAATGCCAACGACGAGCTGGCCGTCGGCATCCGCGAGGAGAGTCTTGAAGACGCGGTCTGGCTCTACGCCAAGCTCGCGGGCGGCCTCCTCGCCAAAGTTTGGGGCCGCAGGATCGTGCACGTACCCATGGGCGGTATACGGGATGCCTCGCTGCTCAAGCAGCGTCGTGGCTGGGGTGCCAATGGAATGGTCGGCTTTTTTCTTGGCCACGGATGCTCCTGTCGGCTCTGGATGTGCGTCGCCCTTAGTCTACGGATGTGCGGTCGCAGGAATAGAAACCAAACTCTATGCGTTTGCATGAATATGGAACTTGGATTTTATACTTTCGGAGATATTCACCCCGACCCAAACACGGGCATCGGCATTACACCAGGCCAGGCAATCCGCGACGTGCTTGAGCGAACACGCCTCGCAGAAGAGGTTGGTCTCGATTACGTCGGCATCGGCGAGCACCACCGCGAGGACTACTCAATCTCGTCGCCCTCAACCGTGATCTCTGCGGCCCTTGCCCAAACCGAACGCATCCACGTCGGAAGCGCCGTGACCGTGCTCTCAACAGAAGACCCCGTTCGTGTCTATCAGCAGTTCTCCACAATGGACCAATTCTCCAACGGGCGGGTCGAGCTGCTGGCAGGGCGAGGGTCCTTTATCGAGTCGTACCCACTCTTTGGTGCTGAACTCGGCGACTACGACGCGCTCTACGACGAAAAGATTCAGCTGCTGCTCGCCCTCGATTCCGGCGAACCAGTGACCTGGAGCGGCAAGTTTAGAGCCCCGCTTGAGGATGTTGTGGTGCTGCCGCGTCCGGCCGATATTCCTGGCCGCGGTGCTCACCTCAACATCGCAGTTGCAACGGGCGGCAACTCGCGTTCCTCCGTCCGCGCTGGAATGCTCGGGCTTCCTGTGAACTACGCCATTATTGGGGGAGAGCCTGCCCAATTTGCGCCCCTCGCCCAGCTGTACCGTCAGGCGCACGAGCAGGCGGGGCATCCAGCAGAGAAGCGAACGGTGACCGTTTCGGCCATGGGCTTTGTCGCCGAAGAAAATGCCCGTGACTTCTGGTTCCCATATTGGTACGAGTCCATGCGCGTGATCTCGGCAGAGCGCGGATTCCCCGCCCCAAGCCGCATGAGCTTCGAACAGACAGCCGGCCCGCGCGGGGCGTACTTTGTTGGGAATCCCGACGAGGTCGCGGCCAAGATCGTGCACGTGCACGAGGCCATCGGTAACGACCGCCTCATCCTGCAGATGGACCTGAGCGGCGTGCCGCAGAAGGAATCACTGAAGGCAATCGAGTTGCTCGGCACCGAGGTGAAGCCCCGCATCGAGCGGGCCCTCGCGAAGTAAAACTATTTGGGAGTTTCTGCTGCGAATCGATGGATTTTGCGCAGAAACTCCCAAATAGATGCAGGTTGTTAGCCCTCGAGGTTGTCGACGCCCGGCATCCAAGCCAGGTCGGGCTTCCCCCAGCCGTTTTTGCGTTGTGCCTTGTGAGCGGCACGGCTGTGCGGGTGCACAAGGCGGTCGACGTAGAGCAGGCCGTTGAGGTGATCGTATTCGTGCTGGAAGACGCGGGCGAACCATCCGCTCGCCTCGATGGTGAAGGGCTTATTGTCGAGGTCAACTGCCTCAAGGCGGATGCGCTCGGAGCGGCGCAGCGGAAAACGCTCGCCAGGGAACGAGAGACAGCCCTCTGATTCCAGCTCATCGTCGAGTTCCTCAACGGTTGGCGGGGTGATCCAGAGCACCGGGTTGATCGCGACGCCGCGGGCAGGGCCCTCGTCTTGGTCGTCGTAGCTCCAGACAAAGATGCGTTTTCCGATGCCAACCTGGGGTGCGGCAAGGCCAACACCTGGCGCGAGATCCATCGTTTCGTACATGTCCTCAACCAGCTGCTTCAGATCGTCATCAAACTTGGTCACCGGTTCGGCGATGTTGTGGAGGACAGGATTGCCAGAAATACAGATGGGAAGAACAGCCATGTTACAAGCCTATCGACTGGAAAGGCGGTAACGTGGCAGAGTGCATATTATTGAGGCTGTTGGGGAGGCGACTGAACTTCTTCGTGATCCCAAAAACTTTTTGGGGATCCCGATCGCTCTGCTTGGAGCGGTCTTTATGTCGTTCGGTGCGCAGTATCAGAGTCGCGGCGTAAACAAGGTTGAGCACATCTCCGGCCAGAAGGCCAGTTCAGGCCTGAGCGGAAACCAACTTGCGAGCCTGCTCAAGCGGCCCTCGTGGGTCATCGGCACACTGTTGCTTGGCTGTGCGGTGCTGCTGCAACTTGCCAGTCTCTCGTTCTCGCCACTGATCGTGGTGCAGCCGCTCGGCGTTGTTGCACTGGTAATAACCTCGATCCTGAACTCGCGAATCTCAGGGCTCAAACTCAACAGCAAGACCAAGCTAGCCATCGTGCTGTGTGTTGTTGGCGTGTTTGTGTTTGTCACGATCGCCGCCTTCACCGCGACGGATAGCGTGGTTACCGACCAGCACCTCATCACGATCCTTATCATCCTTGCCGTCGTATTGGTGCTGTTCACCATCGCGTTTATTGTGCTCAGGCATAAGACGCGCGCCATCTTCTATATCATCGGCGCCGGCATCATTTACGGCTTTGTCGCCACGCTTGCCAAGGTCGTGATCGGACGCATCCAGCAGGGTGAATTTGATACGCTCACCCTCATCTGCCTGGTAGCGCTTCTTGCGGCTACCGGAGGCGGAATGTACTTCGTGAATAACGCCTACTCATCCGGCCCGCCAGATCTTGTTATCGCCGGCCTCACCGTTATCGATCCCATGGTGGCGGTCGTGATCGGAATCGTTGTCCTTGGCGAAGCTGCGAATGCCTCGCTCCTGGCGATGGGGGGATTTGTGCTCGCCGGTGCAACCGCGGTTGTTGGTGTGATCATGCTTGCGAAATACCATCCGCAGGTACAGGACTAAGAGCGTCACTTTTTCGCGAGTGTCGGATGCCGACGGTAACGTCGTTCCTACGGCATCCATTGCCAGCGCATCCCTAGAGTCACGCCTGCTCACCAGCGAGAAAGAAGTTCCGTTTGTCCCCGCCCCTTGACGGTCAGCCGCCATCCGCAGACCGCATGACCGAGCCGCGCCTCCGTCGAGCCGCAAGGCGGCACGAGATTCTGCTCGGCTTTCGCGATGCCAGCACGGCCGGGTTTGCCATGGTGCCGCTTGGCATCGCATTTGGGCTGTTGGTTGCCCAGTCCCCGCTCGACTGGTGGTGGACCCCCATCATTTCCATCGGGGTCTACGCGGGGTCCCTTGAGTTCTTGGCCGTTGGGCTGCTGGTTGTTGGCACCCCGTTGCTGACCATCGCGGTCACGACGTTCCTCGTCAATTTCCGTCACGTCTTTTACTCGCTGACGTTCCCACTCGACCGGGTGCGCGGCAAATGGGCACGGTTCTACAGTATGTATTCGCTCACCGATGAGGCGTATGCGCTCACGGCGGTCACCGACCGTTCGGTGCTGACCTCGACCCGCATCCTGTCGATGCAGTTTTTCTGTCAGTTCTACTGGGTCATTGGTGGGCTCATTGGTGTTCTTATCGGAGAAGCCCTGCCCTTTGCCCTTGTTGGCATTGACTTTGCCCTCACCGCACTGTTCGCCGTGCTCACCCTCGATGCGTTTTGGGCGAATAGGGACATCGGCGCGCCGCTGCTTGCCGCGCTCAGTGCCGCCGTTGCGCTGCTGGTCGCGCCCGGCCAAATGCTTGTGGTCGCGATGGGGCTGTTTGTCTTGTTGCTGATCGTCCGTTATCTCGTTTCGGGTCGAAGGGTTGCTGCGGCAGCTATGGATTCCGGCGTTGCCGTTGCGCATGAGCCGAACCTTGACGGTGTCAACAACACGGATTCCCCTCTCGGAGAAGCAGGCCACAATGCCTAGCACCGCTTACCTGCTTATCGCCATCGGCCTGATGTTTGCCATTACGTTTACACTCAGGGCGCTGCCGTTTGCCATC
The DNA window shown above is from Lysinibacter cavernae and carries:
- a CDS encoding FadR/GntR family transcriptional regulator, whose translation is MNTAAQQSPLVEAVLQPVRGHMAFESCVEQLGSAIQLGIFPVGTMLPNERELAERLSVSRATLREAISALRAAGFVSTTRGRGGGTTVELVEHIHQKLPEEREDRRAEIRDTLILRAVIEPGACFQAAQTDLSAVSISLLRTALSEAESADSPAAYRRADARLHLAIASACESAELNKVSSTVQTRLHSYLNEIPFFQANIEHSDEQHREIVEGILAGDGDTARRVMEVHCASTAALLTGLLA
- a CDS encoding AzlC family ABC transporter permease; the encoded protein is MSPPLDGQPPSADRMTEPRLRRAARRHEILLGFRDASTAGFAMVPLGIAFGLLVAQSPLDWWWTPIISIGVYAGSLEFLAVGLLVVGTPLLTIAVTTFLVNFRHVFYSLTFPLDRVRGKWARFYSMYSLTDEAYALTAVTDRSVLTSTRILSMQFFCQFYWVIGGLIGVLIGEALPFALVGIDFALTALFAVLTLDAFWANRDIGAPLLAALSAAVALLVAPGQMLVVAMGLFVLLLIVRYLVSGRRVAAAAMDSGVAVAHEPNLDGVNNTDSPLGEAGHNA
- a CDS encoding proline racemase family protein, which gives rise to MATAERAFERNWNSVTTVDYHTGGEPFRIIAKPPVEILGETVAERRVYAISDPAVDDLRRVLCYEPRGHADMYGGFITPPDNDGAHFGVLFWHKDGFSTACGHGTIALGVWAVDSGLVEADPNGATDVVIDVPSGRVIARVNSIDGQIESVDFVNVASYVIDANVAVATSRGELTVEVGFGGAIYAQLDVAQLGLTVEPEHAAELIAIGREIKWLLNDSAQAEHPTDPRLSGIYGTILFEDLGDSEPGSPHQRNVTIFADGELDRSPCGSGTSTRVASLWTSGRLSDVGVLTHDSIVGSRFAGRVRSRETVAGFEGVTNQVSGMAYRVGESTFTVDARDPLVPGFVLR
- the ybaK gene encoding Cys-tRNA(Pro) deacylase, whose product is MAKKKADHSIGTPATTLLEQRGIPYTAHGYVHDPAAPNFGEEAARELGVEPDRVFKTLLADADGQLVVGIVPVNGLLDLKALAKAAGAKKAVMADPSLAERKTGYVVGGISPIGQKTHLPTFLDESAELFDTIFVSGGRRGFDIELAPLDLLSVTDGAAAEIAKTT
- the def gene encoding peptide deformylase, with translation MAVLPICISGNPVLHNIAEPVTKFDDDLKQLVEDMYETMDLAPGVGLAAPQVGIGKRIFVWSYDDQDEGPARGVAINPVLWITPPTVEELDDELESEGCLSFPGERFPLRRSERIRLEAVDLDNKPFTIEASGWFARVFQHEYDHLNGLLYVDRLVHPHSRAAHKAQRKNGWGKPDLAWMPGVDNLEG
- a CDS encoding amino acid permease, with translation MSNADPSPAQSSSQAKAQSMADSDAADLAELGYKQELHRGMSGFSNFAVSFSIISILAGCITSYAIALRSGGPAAITLGWLIVGVFVLCVAMAMAEVCSRYPTAGGLYFWAGRLAKKNKREWAWFVGWFNFLGEIAVTAAIDYGAAMTMMAFASLTFGVEPTPLNTFGLFLVIIIIHGILNAFGVNLVSLLSNVSAWWHIFGAAIIVAVLWIMPTSHQSFTWTLTTWHNETGWTFGPYVFLMGLLMAQYTYTGYDASAHVAEETKNASRAAPRGIVMSVVVSLVGGWILLFSITAAIQDGSQEGLSTLLATDTGLPPAQIFMDALDNPTVAKFMLFIVCGAQFFCGMASVTANSRMSYAFSRDNAIPGSRLWAKVNPRTGTPTNSIWLCVAGSIVLTIPALFNYTAYAAVTSVAVIGLYIAYVVPVLLRRLSKEFTPGPWNLGKWSPLVGWVAVVWVIFICILFVLPPSNPITIDSFNYAPVAVAVVAIFATVMWFVSGKKNFMTNKEAEHLTIEADLLLEEGAPGAATPGEKPVGEKLLDD
- a CDS encoding DMT family transporter yields the protein MHIIEAVGEATELLRDPKNFLGIPIALLGAVFMSFGAQYQSRGVNKVEHISGQKASSGLSGNQLASLLKRPSWVIGTLLLGCAVLLQLASLSFSPLIVVQPLGVVALVITSILNSRISGLKLNSKTKLAIVLCVVGVFVFVTIAAFTATDSVVTDQHLITILIILAVVLVLFTIAFIVLRHKTRAIFYIIGAGIIYGFVATLAKVVIGRIQQGEFDTLTLICLVALLAATGGGMYFVNNAYSSGPPDLVIAGLTVIDPMVAVVIGIVVLGEAANASLLAMGGFVLAGATAVVGVIMLAKYHPQVQD
- a CDS encoding LLM class flavin-dependent oxidoreductase, whose protein sequence is MNMELGFYTFGDIHPDPNTGIGITPGQAIRDVLERTRLAEEVGLDYVGIGEHHREDYSISSPSTVISAALAQTERIHVGSAVTVLSTEDPVRVYQQFSTMDQFSNGRVELLAGRGSFIESYPLFGAELGDYDALYDEKIQLLLALDSGEPVTWSGKFRAPLEDVVVLPRPADIPGRGAHLNIAVATGGNSRSSVRAGMLGLPVNYAIIGGEPAQFAPLAQLYRQAHEQAGHPAEKRTVTVSAMGFVAEENARDFWFPYWYESMRVISAERGFPAPSRMSFEQTAGPRGAYFVGNPDEVAAKIVHVHEAIGNDRLILQMDLSGVPQKESLKAIELLGTEVKPRIERALAK